Below is a genomic region from Primulina tabacum isolate GXHZ01 unplaced genomic scaffold, ASM2559414v2 Contig600, whole genome shotgun sequence.
cccgccttaataaaaatctcaaaaaatcttttttgGTGTAGAATATCAGTCTAGACTACAACTACATAGCATgttcagaattttaagaaattttaaaccaagactctgataccatttgttgGTCCCACTTGttgtaatttgagataataaatatgaaaataaagaataaactgaacaccgagatttacgtgaaaaactcctaaaaattattagggtaaaaaccacgggcatgATGAAAAaattttcactataatattttttgatataCAACCCACTCATGTGTTTCCAAATAGAACACACGCTCTCTTAATGCAGGAGAACAaatacctcacaaatattatagaactaagcactcaaatgctataagatgagagaaaactcgaaaaatAGATAATTTCAAAATGAAAAGAATAGCTATATTTATAGAATCTCTTGTCCGTCTTTCGTCTTTTGAATTATAAGTTATGACAACCCACATTTTATAAATGTTTTTGATTAATAAACATAGTCTGCCACCTATTGCCTGACACCTACTACCATCCCTGCTTGTGCTGAAGAATTACAAGATGCATAGAATTGCAAAACGCTTGTTGAATCAGCTATACTGCTACACACATAAATTTTtacaaatttattaaatatatcaatattaaattttacaATGACGGTGAGGCTCAACAGTGTACATAAAAattaacattatatatatatatatatatatatatatatatatatatcattaactAGCTCTCAACTACAAGAGATATATGCGTGTCTAATATTTCACGATAAAACACATTTGTATCAAGTGTAACAGGTCAGTATGAGTGCGACCTTGATCTTGCTCACATGCACTTCCGTTGTGGGTTGCCTTATATATTTCATCCTGCATAACCGGAGGCGTGCGGCGGCGCATCCCCGGCCACTGCCTCCTGGTCCAAGGCCATGGCCAGTTGTTGGAAACCTACCGCATCTAGGGCCGAAACCCCACCAGTCGATGGCGGAGCTATCTCGGGTGCACGGGCCCTTGATGCATCTGAAGATGGGATTCGTGCATGTGGTAGTGGCGGCCTCCGCAAGCGTGGCGGAGCAGTTTCTTAAGATACATGACGCAAACTTTTCGAGCCGGCCACCCAATTCAGGAGCCAAATATGTTGCATATAATTATCAAGATTTGGTTTTTGCGCCGTACGGGCCACGGTGGCGCTTGCTGAGGAAAATATGCTCCGTTCATCTCTTCTCCGCCAAGGCTTTGGATGATTTCGTGCACGTTAGACAGGTTACTTGATCATCTATCAGTTCCAAATTAAATCTAAGTTAACTGAATATAATTATTTCTATAGAGTAAAATTCAGGTATGGCCGGATTTgaattattatgttttaaaaactaTCAGATGTATTTTGAAGTCGAGGTAAGGGCCATAAAGGAGGAGTTGATCTTCTCTCAATCTTTTGTGTCttcatttatttatgttttgggATGACAGAACCGGCCACGACTATTATCTTCGGAGTAGAGGGTTGTCTAAGAGATCATTTATCAAATGATAAAGACACGTGTCATCATTTATTCATTTACATAGGTGGAACTTATAGAGCAAACCAAATCACGCCGGCCTACCTTAATTTTTATCTTCACATTTCGTCAAGTTTAATTGCAATACTAACCACATATTAAgaatacaaatatttttttataccaTAAAGATTTCAAAGGATTTCTAATGTAAATCAGGAGTATAGATTGTAATTGATGCACACTTAATATTCAGTTATATAGACCATCATCAATATACTACTTTGGGGCAAGACGATTTTATCCAATGAATTGATTgccataattaattaatggttGGTACGCAGGAAGAAGTGAGAGTGCTCACTCGCGCTCTAGCGCATTCGAGTGAAACGCCCTCGCACCTTGGCCAAATGGTCAACGTGTGCGCTACCAACGCGATATCAAGAGTGATGCTAGGGCGGCGCGTGGTCGGGCACGGGCAGGGCGGCGGGGATGCCAAAGCGGAGGAGTTCAAGGCGATGGTGGTGGAATTGATGGCTCTGGCAGGTGTCTTCAACATCGGCGATTTCATCCCACAGCTTGAGAGTTTGGACCTTCAAGGGGTGGTCAAGAAGATGAAGAGGCTCCACTCACGTTTTGATGCTTTCTTGAGTGCCATCGTTGAAGAACACAAGATCGACGGTTATCGTACAAATGAGGGATACGTGGACTTATTGACCACGTTGATGTCTTTGAAGGATGTTGATGATAGCAAAGGGAACAGGTTGACGGATACAGAAATCAAAGCTTTGCTTTTGGTAAGTACAATAATTGTATGGTATCTCCAAATGTTTCAAGGCAGTTATAACAATGATTTTGTAAGAGTCCCAGACTATGCTAATTTTTGCCCCGATGTACATGATCCCACATAACTTTTACGTGGGATTCATACATCTAATGGCTCTCACCACATTGCATTTCCTTTATTTAGATCGAGCTTAGAATATAAAATTATTGCAGAATTTATTTGCCGCCGGGACAGACACGACATCTAGTACGGTAGAATGGGCCATAGCGGAGATGCTTCGCCATCCAAAAAAATTTGGCCCAAGCGCAGGAAGAACTCGACTCGGTTGTTGGTAAGGATAGACTCGTGTGCGAGGGTGACCTAGCTCATTTGACTTTTCTACAGGCCACGGTGAAAGAAACCTTGCGCCTTCATCCTTCTACGCCTCTATCTTTGCCAAGAATTGCACAGGAGAGTTGCGAGATCAACGGTTACTTGATTCCAAAAGATTCCACACTTCTTGTTAATGTCTGGGCTATCGGCCGTGATCCAGATGTATGGGCCAATCCACTAGAGTTTCGTCCCGATCGGTTCTTACCTGGTGGGGAGAGGCCCAATGCTGATGTTAGAGGGAATGATTTTGGGTTGATACCATTTGGGGCGGGTCGTAGAATATGTGCGGGAATGAGCTTAGGAGTACGCATGGTTCAGTTGCTGACCGCCACGTTGATCCATGCGTTTGATTTCCATTTGGTTAATGGACAGTTGGCCCAAAACCTTAATATGGAGGAAGCTTATGGGCTGACATTACAACGGGCTGAGCCTTTAGTGGTATACCCGAAGCCCAGGATGGCACCTCATGTTTATGAAGCCCAAGTTTGATGaatgattataaaatttgaacCTTTTGAGCTATTATTGTAATTTGTGGGTAAGTGTCAACACCCTTGTGTTGTGAACCTGGTGGGTTCAAATCCCATTGTAGTAAAAAAAAGTTAAATATTGTGGTGTAAGTTTTTCTTTTTGGATGAGATTTGAACAtcttttcttgtttctttttaCTTTCtaattttcatataaaattttCCAGACTATATTCGGTGAAACCGATATTGAAAGACGGACTAAAAGGAGATTTTGGATACTCAGCTATCCTTGTCCATAGAGTTGGCACAACCTTTTCGATTCAACCAAGTTTATTTAGAACAAGACTCACAATTCAAGCGccaaaaaatattattgataattttttttttaaaaaaaaaaaacgccaCCAATAAAAGGAAGGGGAAAGCAGTGATTGTCAAAATTTACTTGTAAAACTCTTCAATTCCCAAGTCGAATTATGCAAAACCCAATGTAAAAGCAAGAGTTATTTCATGAaaatatcaaaacgtagcattTACAAGATAAAAATTTGAACTGGCCTGAACAATTTACAAACTTTGTCACAAACGTTATCTATTTTATAACTTGTCCATTCTCCGCCCCActttttgtttttcattttcaAAGGAAAAACTTAAAGAAAGAAATGCGTTTCCCACGTGTGTTTAACCTATTACGATTGAAGTTTCCTACATGAATGAATGGAATTCTAGCGGGGGCCGGCATGTGAAATATGGGACGAAATGGAAGAAAAGACTCAGCAGATGTGTTTGTCAGCCGCGTTGGCGGAGCTTGGTCGCCGCAGAAGCTCTATTAGTGACTCTGCCTGTAATCAACACCAACACGGCCAAAATCTCAATCCCAGACAGAGAAACATGATGCATCTAAGACACAATCACTATTTTTGAGGATAATTCAGATGCAGTTTCTAAAACCCAATCATTCTTTCTAAACTGAGACCTCAAATCAGCAGGTCTTAGTTAATGTGTATTAAACAAATAACAAACACTTCAACGGCGTACCTTGATTGTGGTGTATAAAAATTAAGTGCCGACAACTCTTCCAATCATGCATCAATTAACATAACAACCAAATTCATTACTTTCCCATTATTTTATACACAATAATTAATCACCCTAGAAGTAATGCTAACTTCTTGTTAATTAAGACCTTTCAACTATTATTATCCAACTAACAATCTACTAAGTAGGCATATAGGTAGGTAGGTTGGTATAACCATCTCGTTATTTTTctctaaaaaataatattgaataattcaaaatacatCTATCGAACCAATCCATTTCATCATTTACAATTTCTTATACTGAATATCATCAAGATCTTATCaacaaaaaattaaacttaCATCCATAACTTTAATTCCAATCACAATACTCAAAATCACCAACTTATTTGACAAAAATTAAACTTCATGCTACTCGTGTCTTTGACATCATGGGTCTTAACCGGTTCACCATCGTTATCGTGAAGCTGTTGTTCTAATTTTATAGACATTTCGCGAAACAGTCGCGCTTTCATCGCAAAATacttttataataaaattataaataattatataatttgaaaaaaaattacaaaaaacgTTCCGCGACAGTCGCACAGCCGTAAAATTGTCGTTCCGTTCCACGATAACAAAAAAATcaccaaaatttaaaaaaaaacggtCGTTATAGTCACACAAccatttgaacttagaactttgtCGCAATACCAGAAGTTCCAGAACGTCCGTTCCGGCTGTTCCGCGACCGCGAATCATGGTTTTACCCACAATGttttatatacatacatatcacCTTTTCAAGCTAACGTTTAGTAGTGATTTTCCCAGGAAATGATATCGAGTTAAACCATGCACATccaattaaattaatataattatatttgaaattgaaatatAATTAACGAGCCACCTCGAAAGacataattttttaatgaaatttatattttgacGGTCGGGTTTCAAGGTATTGGGACTTTGAGCTTAATTTTACCTTTCGTTTGGCGCGACTTGTCCCGGTCTGCGACAAAGCGATCAAGGGAGGAATGGCTCCTTCGCGGGATACCATTGTGCGACACGACGAGCAATCCTCGCACAACCGCAACAATATCGACACCGCTATATCCTTCTGCCGCCGAGTACCCACCTCCACCATCTCCACCACCACCGGAATTCCACCTTCCTCCACCAATGCCGCCCTCGCCTCCGAAACAGACACCAACAACATCATCACGAACGCCGCTTTATCCACCATGTTTGAACCCAAATCCGCCATCATCTCCACCAGTGGCTTCATTATTCCGGCCTCCACAGCTGTCACCTTGTTCTCCCTCAACGAGCAAAGCGAGTACAGTGCGGTGCATGCGTCCTTCTTCCCGCGGAAACTCCCGCCCTCTAACATGCTCACCAGCGGCGGAATCGCGCCGGATAGCCCGATAGTGATTATATTATCTTCGA
It encodes:
- the LOC142534574 gene encoding uncharacterized protein LOC142534574, with product MDTDSVPSSFTYFADITLVNDDSSTFSDCNSDRSSEFPAASGKSRSLFHACASDNSDEIISHLVTALNSSNVDDRKQAAMEIRLLAKNNPENRIKIAEAGAIRPLISIISSNDAQLQEYGVTAILNLSLCDENKEEIASSGAIKPLVRALKIGTSTARENAACALLRLSQIEDNIITIGLSGAIPPLVSMLEGGSFRGKKDACTALYSLCSLRENKVTAVEAGIMKPLVEMMADLGSNMVDKAAFVMMLLVSVSEARAALVEEGGIPVVVEMVEVGTRRQKDIAVSILLRLCEDCSSCRTMVSREGAIPPLIALSQTGTSRAKRKAESLIELLRRPSSANAADKHIC
- the LOC142534573 gene encoding LOW QUALITY PROTEIN: flavonoid 3'-monooxygenase-like (The sequence of the model RefSeq protein was modified relative to this genomic sequence to represent the inferred CDS: deleted 1 base in 1 codon); amino-acid sequence: MSATLILLTCTSVVGCLIYFILHNRRRAAAHPRPLPPGPRPWPVVGNLPHLGPKPHQSMAELSRVHGPLMHLKMGFVHVVVAASASVAEQFLKIHDANFSSRPPNSGAKYVAYNYQDLVFAPYGPRWRLLRKICSVHLFSAKALDDFVHVRQEEVRVLTRALAHSSETPSHLGQMVNVCATNAISRVMLGRRVVGHGQGGGDAKAEEFKAMVVELMALAGVFNIGDFIPQLESLDLQGVVKKMKRLHSRFDAFLSAIVEEHKIDGYRTNEGYVDLLTTLMSLKDVDDSKGNRLTDTEIKALLLNLFAAGTDTTSSTVEWAIAEMLRHPKNLAQAQEELDSVVGKDRLVCEGDLAHLTFLQATVKETLRLHPSTPLSLPRIAQESCEINGYLIPKDSTLLVNVWAIGRDPDVWANPLEFRPDRFLPGGERPNADVRGNDFGLIPFGAGRRICAGMSLGVRMVQLLTATLIHAFDFHLVNGQLAQNLNMEEAYGLTLQRAEPLVVYPKPRMAPHVYEAQV